A DNA window from Janibacter sp. A1S7 contains the following coding sequences:
- a CDS encoding GNAT family N-acetyltransferase, with amino-acid sequence MSSFDFLATERLLLPPLSVEDTDALVAVYSDPQVPRYVGGDRLTPEAIGLQVADFTHEWQERGYGQSAVIRRENGRFLGRIGLHFWPNWGETELGYVLSREAQGQGLATEGCRAWIDWARRDRTIRSLIANIHPENTASIHLATKLGFTFDRNDQTPSGVPTLIFRLDV; translated from the coding sequence TTTTGACTTTCTCGCTACTGAGCGACTTCTCCTTCCCCCGTTGTCGGTCGAGGACACGGATGCCTTGGTGGCGGTCTACAGCGATCCGCAGGTCCCTCGGTATGTCGGGGGCGATCGACTTACTCCAGAAGCGATCGGCCTTCAAGTGGCCGATTTCACCCACGAGTGGCAAGAACGCGGCTACGGGCAGAGCGCAGTCATTCGCCGCGAGAACGGGCGGTTTTTGGGTCGCATCGGACTGCACTTCTGGCCCAACTGGGGAGAGACCGAACTCGGTTACGTCCTCTCCCGCGAGGCCCAGGGTCAAGGACTCGCTACCGAAGGGTGTCGAGCCTGGATCGACTGGGCGAGAAGGGACCGCACCATCCGTTCGCTCATCGCCAACATTCACCCGGAGAACACGGCCTCGATTCACCTGGCCACCAAGCTGGGCTTCACCTTCGACAGGAACGATCAGACGCCGTCCGGCGTCCCGACCCTGATATTCCGGCTCGACGTGTGA
- a CDS encoding nucleotidyltransferase family protein, translated as MSELTAASLRLRAALTQHESRVVDVLERYSATNPRLFGSVARGDAEEDSDLDLLVDLTAGDGNELLRVAGLAEELSELLGVRVDVVAATLLRDEVSTTALADAVAV; from the coding sequence ATGAGTGAACTGACCGCCGCGTCGCTGAGACTCCGTGCTGCCCTCACGCAGCATGAGAGTCGCGTTGTTGACGTGCTGGAACGGTACAGCGCCACCAACCCACGTCTCTTTGGGTCGGTGGCGCGCGGCGATGCCGAAGAGGACAGCGATCTGGATCTTCTCGTCGACCTGACCGCAGGGGACGGTAACGAGCTGCTGCGTGTGGCCGGGCTCGCCGAGGAACTGAGTGAGCTGCTTGGCGTCCGAGTTGATGTCGTTGCGGCAACGCTCTTGCGCGACGAGGTCTCCACTACTGCGCTCGCAGACGCGGTTGCAGTGTGA
- a CDS encoding DUF86 domain-containing protein produces the protein MSRSEAQRLEDIRAAISRCIAYRDHLDSAELGSMAYDAVLRNLAVVGEAVKSLPEDFRQEHPDTPWASIAGLRNVVVHEYFRVNPDLIRDIVDNQLAPLLDDI, from the coding sequence GTGAGCCGCTCGGAGGCGCAGCGCCTGGAAGACATTCGGGCCGCAATCTCGCGATGCATCGCCTACCGCGACCATCTCGATTCGGCAGAGTTGGGCTCGATGGCGTACGACGCCGTGCTCCGCAACCTGGCCGTTGTCGGCGAGGCAGTGAAGTCCCTGCCCGAGGACTTCAGGCAGGAACACCCCGACACGCCGTGGGCCTCGATAGCCGGTCTCCGCAACGTGGTTGTCCATGAGTACTTTCGGGTCAACCCGGATCTGATCCGCGACATCGTTGACAATCAGCTGGCGCCGCTACTGGACGACATCTGA
- a CDS encoding toxin, translating into MKVHHSALKHGVLSEDAVQAANWSQWIEPLENDDWPHRELRLGFDTQARLLEIVVLTFDDGDELVIHAMPARKQYWELLP; encoded by the coding sequence GTGAAGGTTCATCACAGCGCGCTCAAACATGGGGTATTGAGCGAGGACGCGGTGCAGGCCGCCAACTGGTCGCAGTGGATCGAGCCGCTTGAGAATGACGACTGGCCGCATCGTGAACTGCGGCTCGGGTTCGACACGCAAGCGCGGCTGCTGGAGATCGTCGTGCTGACCTTCGACGACGGTGATGAGTTGGTGATCCACGCCATGCCAGCGCGCAAGCAGTACTGGGAGCTCCTACCGTGA
- a CDS encoding recombinase family protein, whose protein sequence is MSALLVGYARCSTDQQDLTAQRDALGNLGVQTERIYVDHGLTGTNRERPGLREALAACRAGDTLVVTKLDRLARSLPDARAIADELTSRQISLSLGGSVYDPTDAVGRLLFNVLAMVAEFESDLIRLRTVEGMKVAKAKGRLRGKQPKLTRKQEAHLVSLVSSGEYSTAEVADLFSVGRSTVYRAIERQRIAAKAQTTKATSRR, encoded by the coding sequence ATGAGCGCACTGCTTGTCGGGTACGCCCGATGCTCCACCGATCAACAAGATCTCACCGCTCAACGTGACGCCCTGGGCAACCTCGGGGTCCAGACCGAGCGGATCTACGTCGACCACGGCCTGACCGGCACCAACCGAGAGCGCCCTGGGCTGCGCGAAGCACTCGCTGCCTGCCGGGCCGGCGACACCCTGGTCGTCACCAAGCTCGACCGCTTGGCCAGGTCCTTACCGGATGCCCGGGCGATCGCTGATGAGCTCACCTCCCGGCAGATCAGCCTCTCGCTCGGCGGGTCGGTCTATGACCCCACCGATGCTGTCGGGCGGCTGCTGTTCAACGTTCTCGCGATGGTCGCTGAGTTCGAGTCTGACCTCATCAGGCTTCGCACCGTCGAGGGCATGAAGGTCGCCAAGGCCAAAGGACGGCTGCGTGGAAAGCAACCGAAGCTCACCCGAAAGCAGGAAGCCCACCTGGTGTCCTTGGTGAGCAGCGGCGAGTACAGCACCGCCGAGGTCGCCGACCTGTTTAGCGTGGGTCGCTCCACCGTCTACCGGGCCATCGAACGCCAACGGATCGCAGCCAAGGCTCAGACCACGAAGGCGACTTCGAGGCGTTGA
- a CDS encoding ribbon-helix-helix protein, CopG family — MVSEEQIQRWADEAEAGYDIEELKRRGRGRPGRGAEPMQVVAVRLTAEEVAALDAVAEREHLSRSEAIRRALGNFAA; from the coding sequence ATGGTGAGCGAGGAGCAGATCCAGCGTTGGGCCGACGAAGCCGAGGCCGGGTACGACATCGAAGAGTTGAAGCGTCGCGGGCGTGGACGCCCGGGGCGTGGTGCCGAGCCGATGCAGGTTGTGGCGGTGCGGCTGACGGCTGAGGAGGTCGCTGCGCTGGATGCGGTGGCCGAGCGGGAGCACCTGTCGCGTTCCGAGGCGATCCGGCGGGCGCTGGGTAACTTCGCCGCGTGA
- a CDS encoding DUF6414 family protein, whose product MRQSRQPRADPKPLPPTVSIYQNPDYVEGILQQTYGQPLLTEFANEARSEHGNSQDTTAGGKAKVGLAAKFPGLFAGDAAVEADYERRLGSQQLTGSTATSRAHYTQPYYLHVVRSVLGQTGLIQDVKGRADAANLRPGEFVEFSASFTPSQVVALLDIVTPDLVEQIVRRNGFTEGMRSF is encoded by the coding sequence ATGAGACAGTCTAGACAACCGCGGGCTGACCCCAAGCCGTTGCCGCCCACAGTGTCCATTTACCAGAATCCTGACTACGTGGAAGGCATCCTCCAGCAGACGTATGGACAGCCGCTGCTGACGGAGTTCGCCAACGAGGCCCGCAGCGAGCACGGGAATTCGCAGGACACGACCGCGGGTGGGAAGGCCAAGGTGGGCCTGGCTGCGAAATTCCCTGGCTTGTTCGCTGGTGACGCAGCCGTGGAGGCCGACTATGAGAGACGGCTTGGAAGCCAGCAGTTGACAGGCAGCACGGCGACGTCAAGAGCTCACTACACCCAGCCGTACTACCTGCACGTCGTTCGGTCCGTGCTCGGCCAGACCGGCCTGATCCAAGATGTAAAAGGTAGAGCCGACGCAGCCAACTTGCGACCAGGTGAGTTTGTCGAGTTTTCAGCATCATTCACGCCGAGCCAGGTCGTCGCATTGCTCGACATCGTCACGCCGGACTTGGTGGAGCAGATCGTCCGAAGGAACGGGTTCACAGAGGGTATGCGCTCCTTCTAG